The following are encoded together in the Glycine max cultivar Williams 82 chromosome 8, Glycine_max_v4.0, whole genome shotgun sequence genome:
- the LOC100814046 gene encoding receptor-like protein kinase FERONIA yields the protein MDTSGTRIALGTILPILLLCLPYFSIAVDVIYRPVELLSINCGSSSNFSTLDGRNWTADIKFLSENKDSVAASALTPSTQQGPYTYARFSHSQFTYSFPVSAGPKFLRLFFYSTSYQNFDRSKSDFSVKAGPYTLLHDFNASLNADAGDEPGNYLFREYCINLKDGERLNITFIPSTTDSYAFINGIEVVSMPPYLYYTNLDDNTGFPQIVGGVTYTIESKSALEKIYRLNVAGTNIPPTGDTGMLRTWEADDNYVTTQSNISVDFGGITKLSFTTATENYTAPDKVYRSSRSMGTSGSLNMGFNLTWQLPVDSGFTYLLRLHFCQLDPHVHQAGDLEFYIYIADQLATDRADVLLWTINQKAVPVVTDYIVSIPVNQKKPNISLKLHPHPKSRIKDAQLNGIELFKINHSTGNLAGPNPDPHPKTFEFPLQSKNKKSKGRTGTITAAVAGAVSGVVMLSLIVAFFLIKRKKNVAIDEGSNKKDGTSQGGGSLPANLCRHFSIAEIKAATNNFDELLVVGVGGFGNVYKGYIDEGSTHVAIKRLKPGSQQGEQEFVNEIEMLSQLRHLNLVSLIGYCYESNEMILVYDFMDQGTLCEHLYGTDNPSLSWKQRLQICIGAARGLHYLHTGAKHMIIHRDVKSTNILLDEKWVAKVSDFGLSRIGPTGSSMTHVSTKVKGSIGYLDPEYYKRQRLTEKSDVYSFGVVLLEVLSGRQPLIRTAEKQKMSLVDWAKHRYAKGSLGEIVDPALKGQIATECIHKFGEVALSCLLEDGTQRPSMKDVVGMLEFVLQLQDSAVNGVVVSGGDYEDSEDMFSSTHSSIQLSNYSNSTGLNTTSYGSKESDRLIPENVFSEIKNPEGR from the coding sequence ATGGATACAAGTGGCACACGAATTGCTTTAGGAACAATCCTCCCCATCCTGTTGTTGTGCCTCCCTTACTTTTCTATAGCAGTTGATGTTATTTACCGTCCCGTTGAACTCTTGAGCATCAACTGTGGCTCTTCCAGTAACTTTTCCACTCTCGATGGTCGGAATTGGACTGCAGACATCAAATTCCTCTCAGAAAACAAGGACTCGGTTGCTGCTTCTGCTCTCACACCGTCTACCCAACAGGGTCCATACACCTATGCTCGTTTCTCTCACTCCCAATTCACTTACTCCTTTCCCGTCTCCGCAGGCCCAAAGTTCCTTCGCCTCTTCTTCTACTCAACTTCCTACCAAAACTTCGATCGTTCCAAATCCGATTTCTCAGTCAAAGCAGGCCCTTACACCCTCCTCCATGATTTCAACGCTTCCCTCAATGCTGATGCTGGGGACGAGCCTGGCAACTACTTGTTCAGAGAATATTGCATCAACCTCAAAGATGGAGAGAGGCTCAACATAACCTTCATTCCAAGCACCACAGATTCGTATGCTTTCATCAATGGAATCGAGGTTGTTTCAATGCCCCCTTATCTCTACTACACCAATCTTGACGACAACACTGGATTCCCGCAAATTGTTGGAGGAGTAACATATACTATTGAAAGCAAATCAGCTCTGGAGAAAATATACCGGTTAAACGTTGCTGGAACAAATATCCCCCCAACTGGGGACACGGGTATGTTAAGAACCTGGGAAGCCGATGACAACTACGTAACAACTCAAAGTAACATATCTGTTGATTTTGGGGGTATAACTAAGCTCAGCTTCACTACTGCGACTGAAAACTACACGGCACCAGACAAAGTGTACCGATCCTCAAGGAGTATGGGAACTAGTGGCTCTTTGAACATGGGATTCAACCTCACATGGCAGCTTCCTGTTGATTCTGGCTTTACCTACTTGTTAAGGTTACACTTTTGCCAGCTTGACCCGCATGTTCATCAGGCTGGTGACCTGGAATTCTACATCTACATAGCGGATCAGTTGGCTACCGATAGGGCAGACGTTCTCTTATGGACCATTAACCAGAAGGCTGTCCCAGTGGTTACAGACTACATAGTTTCCATCCCGGTGAATCAGAAGAAACCAAATATTTCACTGAAACTGCATCCTCACCCTAAAAGCAGAATCAAGGATGCACAACTAAACGgaattgaacttttcaaaatCAACCACTCAACAGGTAATCTCGCTGGACCGAACCCAGACCCTCATCCAAAGACCTTTGAATTTCCTCTTCAAAGCAAAAACAAGAAAAGCAAAGGGAGGACGGGAACCATAACTGCCGCCGTTGCTGGCGCAGTTTCCGGTGTCGTTATGCTCTCCCTTATTGTCGCTTTCTTCCTCATCAAACGCAAGAAGAACGTGGCCATCGACGAAGGTTCCAATAAAAAAGATGGAACTTCTCAAGGGGGTGGCTCACTACCAGCCAACCTCTGCCGTCACTTCTCAATAGCAGAAATCAAAGCAGCTACCAATAACTTCGACGAACTCTTAGTGGTTGGTGTGGGAGGCTTTGGCAACGTGTACAAAGGCTACATAGACGAAGGTTCAACACATGTCGCAATCAAAAGGCTCAAACCCGGTTCTCAGCAAGGTGAGCAGGAGTTTGTGAACGAGATCGAAATGCTGTCTCAACTTCGTCATCTCAATCTTGTTTCCCTCATAGGTTACTGTTACGAGAGCAATGAGATGATACTCGTTTATGATTTCATGGATCAAGGAACCCTCTGTGAGCATCTCTACGGCACCGATAACCCTTCCCTCTCATGGAAGCAAAGGCTCCAGATCTGCATAGGTGCTGCACGAGGATTGCACTATCTGCATACAGGTGCAAAGCACATGATCATTCACCGTGACGTCAAGAGCACCAATATCTTATTGGATGAAAAATGGGTGGCCAAGGTTTCAGACTTTGGGTTATCCAGAATTGGGCCCACGGGTTCTTCAATGACCCATGTGAGCACTAAGGTTAAAGGTAGCATTGGATATTTAGACCCAGAGTATTACAAACGACAGCGTTTGACTGAGAAGTCTGATGTCTACTCGTTTGGGGTGGTGCTCTTGGAGGTATTGTCTGGGAGGCAGCCCTTGATCCGCACTGCAGAGAAGCAAAAGATGTCACTGGTTGATTGGGCAAAGCATCGCTACGCAAAGGGATCTCTGGGTGAGATTGTGGATCCTGCACTGAAGGGCCAGATAGCAACTGAGTGTATACACAAATTTGGTGAGGTTGCGCTGAGTTGTTTGCTTGAGGATGGGACTCAAAGGCCCTCCATGAAGGACGTCGTTGGGATGCTGGAGTTTGTTCTGCAGCTTCAGGACAGTGCTGTTAATGGAGTGGTGGTCAGTGGTGGGGATTATGAAGATAGTGAGGATATGTTTAGCAGTACCCATAGTAGTATACAACTTTCGAATTATAGTAACAGCACTGGATTGAACACCACGAGCTATGGCAGTAAGGAATCTGACAGGTTGATCCCGGAGAATGTTTTCTCTGAGATTAAGAATCCAGAGGGGCGATAA